A single Phoenix dactylifera cultivar Barhee BC4 chromosome 1, palm_55x_up_171113_PBpolish2nd_filt_p, whole genome shotgun sequence DNA region contains:
- the LOC113463591 gene encoding UPF0481 protein At3g47200-like: MDPQSRTVEDEVCPSPTSAFHRDTIPNEASARPEPTPSRLAPTLFPRESGPNNESLYLRKPRASYTSRGMPPTDTSTTSCQTDEAWITKVRNNINLAQPRDHPNGPCTIFKVPEHIRQLNREAYEPVIAFLGPFHRNSRESSFMKCYKWQCVRHLLSRHQSQEQESQLLNKCLLELKKKVDKVRSCYSEEFSELDAEDMAVIMLLDGCFIIYLMCPMKESWNPRRLQRMMEKREGEVVLNIDEKDEQLEGPTMAGLFTIDVVIYDLLKLENQIPFFIIKLLFDLLKPCEDG, encoded by the exons ATGGATCCCCAAAGCAGGACAGTGGAGGATGAAGTATGCCCTAGCCCCACATCGGCCTTTCATCGCGATACAATACCCAATGAGGCCTCAGCGAGGCCAGAACCAACGCCCTCTCGCTTGGCACCGACACTTTTCCCCCGGGAAAGTGGTCCAAACAATG AATCCCTTTACCTACGGAAACCGAGAGCGTCTTATACAAGCAGAGGAATGCCTCCCACCGACACATCTACCACTAGCTGCCAAACCGATGAGGCGTGGATCACTAAAGTGaggaataatataaatttagcACAACCTAGGGACCATCCCAACGGACCTTGCACCATCTTTAAGGTCCCCGAGCACATCCGACAATTGAATCGTGAAGCCTACGAACCAGTGATTGCTTTCCTCGGACCTTTTCACCGCAACAGCCGCGAGAGTTCCTTCATGAAGTGCTACAAGTGGCAGTGTGTCCGGCACCTTCTATCGCGTCATCAAAGTCAGGAGCAAGAGAGTCAATTGTTGAACAAGTGCTTGTTGGAGTTGAAGAAAAAGGTTGACAAGGTCCGGAGCTGCTACTCTGAGGAATTCTCCGAACTGGATGCCGAAGATATGGCAGTGATCATGTTGCTTGATGGGTGCTTCATCATTTATCTCATGTGTCCCATGAAGGAATCATGGAATCCAAGGAGACTACAGCGTATGATGGAGAAGAGGGAAGGGGAGGTTGTTTTAAATATCGACGAGAAGGATGAACAGCTTGAGGGCCCAACTATGGCAGGGCTGTTCACTATTGATGTAGTGATTTATGATCTGTTGAAGCTTGAGAACCAAATTcctttcttcatcatcaaattGCTATTTGATCTTCTCAAACCATGCGAGGATGGATAG
- the LOC120112424 gene encoding UPF0481 protein At3g47200-like: IPSATELDRGGVKFEGKKPEDCFLNIKFQKRNMKLTPLLCLRKLYLMFRSGRMEIPPLQIYDYTGPLFQNLIAFEQCYSDTEMYITIYALFMDCIIDQAEDVRLLHLEGILEHKLSNDQEVADLFNKLGNQIHYDPEKNYLANQIEEVNRFYDFKWHKWLAALRRDYLGNPWATISVLAAVFLLLLTIEQAVFSALSYVHSS; encoded by the coding sequence ATTCCTAGTGCGACGGAGCTTGACAGGGGGGGGGTGAAGTTCGAGGGGAAGAAACCGGAAGACTGTTTCTTGAACATAAAATTCCAGAAAAGGAATATGAAGCTCACGCCACTGCTATGCCTCCGGAAGTTGTATTTAATGTTTCGGAGTGGGCGGATGGAGATACCACCACTGCAAATCTATGACTATACTGGTCCTCTCTTCCAAAACCTCATAGCTTTCGAACAGTGCTATTCCGACACTGAGATGTACATTACGATATACGCACTCTTTATGGATTGCATCATCGACCAGGCTGAGGACGTGCGGTTGCTCCACTTGGAAGGCATACTAGAACATAAGCTAAGCAATGATCAGGAAGTGGCGGACCTCTTCAATAAGTTGGGCAATCAGATACACTATGATCCGGAAAAGAACTACCTTGCAAATCAGATTGAGGAAGTAAACAGGTTTTATGACttcaaatggcacaaatggcttGCTGCTTTGAGGCGAGACTATCTTGGCAACCCATGGGCTACAATTTCAGTGTTGGCAGCGGTCTTTCTTCTTTTGCTGACCATCGAGCAGGCAGTATTTTCTGCATTGTCCTATGTTCACTCTTCATAG